The following are encoded in a window of Streptomyces sp. 11x1 genomic DNA:
- a CDS encoding acyl-CoA dehydrogenase family protein: protein MDPTTSFDPEILNLPLYDDRHRRLADAIGTWCDDRTALWDEVRAEDPDKAGLRLVRRLGEDGWLAFLDPGSDPEERPGDHRTLCLMREALAYAEDLADFAFSIQALAATPLIRFGSQDQKLRYLPRMAQGSLVGAFAVSEEQAGSDVAAVGLAAERTDDGGYVLNGHKAWIANGTIADLYVVIARTGEGPGPLGLTAFLVPAGTPGLRISGRPAPVAPRSFAHLAFEDCRVPREAVLGMPGRGFVIAMDLLERFRMTVGAAALGFARRAADTALARARTRQVGGALLIDHQLTKASLADMDVQLNAAALLVARAAWEADRGSPRFARHSSIAKLHATEEAQRIVDTAVQLLGASGVVKDSVTERLYRQIRSLRIYEGTSEIMRLTIAGTLDTRRADRAARDL, encoded by the coding sequence TTGGACCCGACCACGAGCTTCGACCCGGAAATCCTCAACCTTCCCCTCTACGACGATCGGCACCGTCGCCTCGCCGACGCCATCGGCACCTGGTGCGACGACCGCACCGCACTGTGGGACGAAGTCCGAGCGGAGGACCCGGACAAGGCCGGCCTGCGCCTCGTACGGCGGCTGGGGGAGGACGGCTGGCTCGCCTTCCTGGACCCCGGCTCCGATCCTGAGGAGCGACCGGGTGACCACCGCACCCTCTGCCTCATGCGCGAGGCGCTCGCGTACGCCGAGGACCTGGCCGACTTCGCCTTCTCGATCCAGGCACTGGCCGCGACCCCCTTGATCCGCTTCGGAAGTCAAGACCAGAAGCTCCGCTACCTGCCGCGCATGGCGCAGGGCTCGCTCGTCGGCGCCTTCGCGGTCTCGGAGGAACAGGCGGGCTCCGACGTAGCCGCCGTCGGTCTCGCCGCCGAGCGCACCGACGACGGTGGCTACGTCCTCAACGGGCACAAGGCGTGGATCGCCAACGGCACCATCGCCGACTTGTACGTCGTCATAGCCCGAACCGGCGAAGGCCCCGGCCCGCTGGGACTGACGGCCTTCCTGGTCCCCGCCGGCACCCCCGGTTTACGGATCAGTGGCCGGCCGGCCCCGGTCGCCCCCCGCTCGTTCGCCCACCTCGCCTTCGAGGACTGCCGGGTGCCACGAGAGGCCGTGCTGGGCATGCCCGGGAGGGGCTTCGTCATCGCCATGGACCTGCTCGAACGCTTCCGGATGACCGTGGGCGCGGCGGCGCTCGGTTTCGCTCGCCGTGCCGCCGACACCGCTCTGGCGCGTGCCCGCACCCGACAGGTCGGCGGGGCCCTGCTCATCGACCACCAACTGACGAAGGCGTCCCTGGCCGACATGGACGTCCAGCTGAACGCGGCTGCCCTGCTGGTGGCCCGCGCCGCCTGGGAGGCCGACCGCGGCAGCCCCCGCTTCGCCCGCCACTCCAGCATCGCCAAGCTCCACGCCACCGAGGAGGCCCAGCGCATCGTCGACACCGCGGTGCAACTGCTCGGCGCGTCGGGCGTCGTCAAGGACAGCGTCACGGAGCGCCTGTACCGGCAGATTCGATCTCTGCGGATCTATGAGGGCACCTCGGAAATCATGCGGCTGACGATCGCGGGAACCCTCGACACCCGTCGTGCCGACCGTGCCGCCCGCGACCTCTGA
- a CDS encoding iron-containing redox enzyme family protein: MNVHTGFRLPDLTTSLPRAPFHFSPKAAEEAAAVIAGEPADIFRQLLGDQESETTLLVSRRILEAFLTAAHSESSAQPRTDADAIAVWLERTRTELAPYLIALREAAPETRELVLRQRAPLALLGGCWLDTVSQAATQPSVIVNRLFGQHFLLQGEGIPQRGQQARRRRALTELGVHLPEIEAADFLRQASARPLTVLHASFHLALSRLPASFLPEVVGVHYAMAALGIDDLLLGTEPHLPEAEARTVLADYLSLTDQSPTGDADRRRTLAAIALVLRLEREHTALLTELAAWHEGLSLDARVAQIVARHAPFAGRQHRSVRMGDRLLSDWLGSEPVDLAAFIAEFRASRQLRPGRDGTCRFLKSIKFGGPMFGIFDEREAATFTAWAHAVEAGEPADLDFAANTAGDDRADAWAEALRRTAPEDVVIADAESGLDDRRLFHRVVNVEQYPHILATARDRAEAGLTDAEILFTHGAGGRLTNAEYFDYTPEGLMERVERVYWDKLVDPYQPLTEIPDRDEVIFEQTTFALGSLIDGSWAHRIGNLGRNHRQSDAMLFGIYADEMGRGDVTKNHITLIHQVLASMDIHLPHIRQPEFLEQGDLPDHLYGFSIHQVCLSLFPDTFYNEILGYNLGIEMFGLGEMRLHEIQKLRRHKFDVSYEEAHLSIDNFSAGHARQSADIIVSYLDDVRRHSGDAAVQQEWRRIWRGYASFAYFVEHQLVKQVRAQERTPAASAPAPPDDVDLLI, encoded by the coding sequence ATGAACGTACACACCGGATTCCGCCTTCCCGACCTGACCACCTCGCTGCCCCGTGCCCCTTTCCACTTCAGCCCGAAAGCCGCCGAGGAGGCCGCCGCGGTCATCGCCGGGGAGCCCGCCGATATCTTCCGGCAGTTACTGGGTGACCAGGAGAGCGAGACCACGCTGCTCGTCTCCCGCCGCATCCTGGAGGCGTTCCTCACCGCAGCGCATTCGGAGTCGTCGGCGCAGCCCCGCACGGACGCCGACGCCATCGCCGTGTGGCTGGAGCGGACCCGCACCGAGCTCGCGCCGTACCTCATCGCGCTGCGCGAGGCCGCCCCCGAGACGCGCGAGCTCGTACTGCGCCAGCGCGCCCCTCTCGCACTGCTGGGCGGCTGCTGGCTCGACACCGTCTCGCAGGCCGCCACCCAGCCGTCCGTCATCGTCAACCGCCTGTTCGGCCAGCACTTCCTCCTGCAGGGTGAAGGCATCCCGCAGCGTGGGCAGCAGGCTCGTCGCCGACGTGCCTTGACCGAACTGGGCGTCCACCTGCCCGAGATCGAGGCCGCGGACTTCCTCCGGCAGGCCTCGGCCCGCCCGCTGACCGTCCTGCACGCCTCCTTCCACCTCGCCCTCTCCCGGCTGCCGGCCTCCTTCCTGCCGGAAGTGGTCGGCGTGCACTACGCCATGGCCGCGCTGGGCATCGACGACCTGCTCCTGGGCACCGAGCCGCACCTGCCGGAGGCGGAGGCCCGTACCGTCCTCGCCGACTACCTCTCGCTCACCGACCAGTCACCGACCGGGGACGCGGACCGCCGCCGCACGCTCGCCGCGATCGCCCTCGTCCTGAGGCTGGAGCGGGAGCACACCGCCCTGCTCACCGAACTGGCCGCTTGGCACGAGGGACTCTCCCTGGACGCCAGGGTCGCGCAGATCGTGGCCCGCCACGCGCCGTTCGCCGGCCGCCAGCACCGCAGCGTCCGCATGGGCGACCGGCTGCTGTCCGACTGGCTCGGCTCCGAACCCGTCGACCTGGCCGCGTTCATCGCCGAATTCCGAGCCTCGCGGCAGCTGAGGCCCGGCCGTGACGGAACCTGCCGGTTCCTGAAGTCCATCAAGTTCGGCGGCCCGATGTTCGGCATCTTCGACGAGCGCGAGGCGGCCACCTTCACGGCATGGGCGCACGCCGTCGAAGCCGGCGAACCCGCCGATCTCGACTTCGCCGCCAACACCGCGGGAGACGACCGGGCCGACGCCTGGGCCGAGGCCCTGCGCCGCACCGCACCTGAGGACGTCGTCATCGCCGACGCCGAAAGCGGGCTGGACGACCGGCGGTTGTTCCACCGCGTCGTCAACGTCGAGCAGTACCCCCACATCCTGGCCACCGCCCGGGACCGGGCCGAGGCGGGCCTCACCGACGCGGAAATCCTCTTCACGCACGGCGCCGGCGGACGACTCACCAACGCCGAGTACTTCGACTACACGCCCGAGGGGCTCATGGAGCGCGTCGAGCGCGTCTACTGGGACAAGCTCGTCGACCCCTACCAGCCGCTCACCGAGATCCCCGACCGCGACGAGGTCATCTTCGAGCAGACAACCTTCGCACTCGGCAGCCTCATCGACGGCAGCTGGGCGCACCGCATCGGCAACCTCGGTCGCAACCACCGGCAGAGCGACGCCATGCTGTTCGGGATCTACGCCGACGAAATGGGCCGCGGCGACGTCACCAAGAACCACATCACGCTCATCCACCAGGTTCTCGCCAGCATGGACATCCACCTGCCGCACATCCGGCAGCCGGAATTCCTCGAACAGGGAGACCTCCCCGACCACCTCTACGGGTTCTCCATCCATCAGGTCTGCCTGTCGCTCTTCCCCGACACGTTCTACAACGAGATCCTCGGCTACAACCTGGGTATCGAGATGTTCGGCCTTGGGGAAATGCGGCTCCACGAGATACAGAAGCTGCGCCGCCACAAGTTCGACGTCTCCTACGAGGAGGCGCATCTGTCGATCGACAACTTCTCCGCCGGACACGCCCGGCAGTCGGCCGACATCATCGTCTCCTACCTCGACGACGTGCGGCGCCACTCCGGCGACGCGGCCGTCCAGCAGGAATGGCGCCGCATCTGGCGCGGCTACGCCTCCTTCGCCTACTTCGTCGAACATCAGCTGGTCAAGCAGGTACGGGCACAGGAGCGGACGCCGGCCGCTTCCGCACCCGCCCCGCCCGACGACGTCGACCTGCTCATCTGA
- a CDS encoding 3-oxoacyl-ACP synthase gives MNVAQVHLSAPRYVLGETEADHTSVKDLPRKAREFGMPPRASLWGWGSVRRTDESLETLAVRSGLAALNAAGTAPASIDCLVLCSTRFPGGPRTHGKFVETVMSGLGLDNAAFTGITLNRCTNLLVGLRTAQALVAAGHHRTVLVVTTDRVSDESVRMENFALFSDGAAAALVSDVPQGQDGYEIVAGASAQDPRALEWTNEISSDLARAVNERILDAADMKIGDIDGVLHLNLYKPIVVLKERQAGFTKEQLFLDNIPRIGHCFAADPLINLADRATAGQLRDDGHYLLAASVPGVRVGVLLRKLPTAPASEVAATETRELR, from the coding sequence GTGAATGTCGCACAGGTACATCTGTCCGCTCCCCGCTACGTCCTCGGCGAAACCGAGGCCGACCACACATCGGTCAAGGACCTGCCCCGCAAGGCCCGGGAGTTCGGCATGCCTCCCAGGGCATCGCTGTGGGGCTGGGGCAGCGTCAGGCGCACGGACGAGAGCCTGGAGACCCTTGCCGTGCGCAGCGGTCTGGCGGCGCTGAACGCCGCCGGGACCGCCCCCGCGTCCATCGACTGCCTCGTGCTGTGCTCCACCCGTTTCCCCGGTGGCCCGCGTACCCATGGAAAGTTCGTCGAGACCGTGATGTCAGGGCTCGGCCTGGACAACGCCGCGTTCACCGGCATCACCCTCAACCGCTGCACCAACCTCCTGGTGGGCTTGCGCACCGCACAGGCGCTCGTGGCCGCCGGACACCACCGCACGGTGCTGGTCGTCACCACCGACCGGGTCTCCGACGAATCGGTGCGGATGGAGAACTTCGCCCTGTTCAGCGACGGCGCCGCCGCCGCCCTGGTGAGCGACGTTCCCCAGGGCCAGGACGGCTACGAGATCGTGGCCGGGGCATCCGCGCAGGACCCCCGGGCCCTGGAGTGGACCAACGAGATCAGCTCGGACCTCGCCCGCGCGGTCAACGAACGCATCCTCGACGCCGCCGACATGAAGATCGGCGACATCGACGGTGTCCTGCACCTCAACCTCTACAAGCCCATCGTCGTGCTCAAGGAACGTCAGGCCGGGTTCACCAAAGAGCAGTTGTTCCTGGACAACATCCCCCGCATCGGCCACTGCTTCGCCGCCGATCCGCTCATCAACCTCGCGGACCGGGCCACGGCCGGGCAACTGCGGGACGACGGCCACTACCTGCTGGCGGCAAGCGTGCCCGGCGTCCGGGTCGGCGTGCTGCTGCGCAAGCTGCCCACCGCGCCGGCATCCGAGGTGGCGGCAACCGAAACCCGGGAGCTTCGATGA
- a CDS encoding isocitrate lyase/phosphoenolpyruvate mutase family protein: protein MSQSATDQYRRAVTFHKLHQGPHPFVVPNPWDAGTAHVLTGLGFSALATTGAGLAHGRGLPDGSLTREHVLDNARSIVAATTLPVTADLESGFGDTPEEVAETIRRAAAAGLVGGSIEDSTGRADDPVRPLAEAVERVAAAVSAAREFDFPFTVTARAENFFQGRPDLPDTIRRLKAYEEAGADVLYAPALPDADAIRAVCSSVGRPVNVLMGSPALPLTVAELGALGVRRISVGSALSRAALGAVVRAAKEIRDFGTFGFGAGAVPYPDANAMMAPARPADPESDTAP from the coding sequence ATGAGCCAGTCCGCCACCGACCAGTACCGACGGGCCGTCACCTTCCACAAGCTCCATCAGGGCCCCCACCCCTTCGTCGTCCCCAACCCGTGGGACGCGGGCACCGCACATGTCCTGACCGGGCTCGGTTTCTCCGCGCTCGCCACCACCGGCGCGGGCCTGGCCCACGGTCGCGGCCTGCCCGACGGCTCTCTCACTCGTGAGCACGTCCTCGACAACGCCAGGTCGATCGTCGCCGCCACCACCCTGCCGGTGACCGCGGACCTGGAGAGCGGATTCGGTGACACGCCGGAGGAGGTCGCCGAGACCATCCGGCGCGCCGCCGCTGCGGGCCTGGTCGGCGGCTCGATCGAGGACTCCACCGGCCGCGCCGACGACCCCGTACGCCCTCTGGCGGAGGCCGTCGAGCGCGTGGCCGCAGCCGTTTCCGCCGCCAGGGAGTTCGACTTCCCCTTCACCGTGACCGCGCGGGCCGAGAACTTCTTCCAGGGCAGGCCTGACCTGCCGGACACCATCCGCCGACTGAAGGCGTACGAGGAGGCCGGCGCCGATGTGCTCTACGCGCCCGCGCTGCCGGACGCCGACGCGATCCGCGCGGTGTGCTCCTCCGTCGGACGCCCGGTCAACGTGCTGATGGGTTCGCCTGCACTGCCCCTGACCGTGGCCGAGCTGGGCGCCCTGGGTGTGCGACGGATCAGCGTCGGCTCGGCGCTGTCCCGGGCCGCGCTCGGTGCGGTCGTCCGCGCGGCGAAGGAGATCCGTGACTTCGGCACCTTCGGGTTCGGGGCCGGAGCCGTCCCGTACCCCGATGCCAACGCGATGATGGCGCCGGCCCGACCGGCCGACCCGGAGAGTGATACCGCACCGTGA
- a CDS encoding alpha/beta fold hydrolase — protein MNHSPWFLRASAVSECAARIYCFPHAGGNPRSFVGWQRCMGDDAEIVAVCPPGRGPRYQEPSATDVMELADGAAAAIVATADRPFVLFGHSFGAVLAFEVARRLGGLPDCRHLVASGCSAPALLPSRRVVETARLEGRAFTEAVGFFGGLPPEVVADEALQELLLPNLKADFRMVAQYVYRPGTPLSVPVTLINGADDPHVKEAGLEPWARECADEPARHWAVGGHFYFDGEPSAVTDVFRSLLSADRGANPPGSTHVEVI, from the coding sequence GTGAATCATTCTCCGTGGTTTCTGCGTGCCTCGGCAGTGTCGGAGTGCGCTGCCCGCATCTACTGCTTCCCCCACGCGGGAGGAAACCCGCGCTCGTTCGTCGGCTGGCAGAGGTGCATGGGAGACGACGCCGAGATTGTCGCCGTCTGCCCTCCGGGCCGTGGCCCCCGATACCAAGAACCCTCTGCCACTGACGTGATGGAGCTCGCCGACGGTGCGGCCGCCGCCATCGTCGCCACCGCTGACCGGCCCTTCGTCCTCTTCGGACACAGCTTCGGCGCGGTCCTGGCCTTCGAGGTCGCACGCCGTCTCGGTGGCCTGCCCGACTGCCGCCACCTGGTCGCCTCCGGCTGCTCGGCGCCCGCGCTGCTGCCCAGCAGGCGCGTGGTGGAGACCGCGCGCCTGGAGGGCCGTGCGTTCACCGAGGCCGTGGGCTTCTTCGGCGGGCTGCCGCCCGAAGTGGTCGCCGACGAGGCATTGCAGGAGCTGTTGCTGCCGAATCTGAAGGCCGACTTCCGCATGGTCGCCCAGTACGTCTACCGGCCGGGCACTCCGCTGTCCGTGCCCGTCACCCTCATCAACGGAGCCGACGATCCGCACGTCAAAGAGGCAGGGCTCGAACCCTGGGCGCGCGAATGCGCCGACGAGCCGGCCCGGCACTGGGCTGTCGGCGGCCACTTCTACTTCGACGGCGAGCCCAGTGCCGTCACCGATGTCTTCCGGTCGCTCCTCAGCGCCGATCGTGGCGCGAATCCGCCTGGCAGCACGCATGTTGAGGTTATCTGA
- a CDS encoding TrmB family transcriptional regulator sugar-binding domain-containing protein produces the protein MASIEQPNKETPERFESEAATRQEGPEGALRSIAEQLDTLSRLTSGHLVDINRTKKSMSASISEEPRIEYLHGFDAINSAIGDALNSAQQEILTAQPDGPRPGQVLENALESVRHHIETGVTMRTLYQHTTRFDEATKNYVRTVTEYGVRVRTLAEFFDRLIIIDDSVAFISANESRTMGLAIREPAIVRFLKDTFERSWDRAKSFPFVPLHAARAAEDVVPSLRESISRLLIGGYSDKRIARRLGISERSLQGHIAVMKQQSGANTRLQLGYLLGRDETTLVL, from the coding sequence ATGGCATCAATCGAGCAGCCAAATAAGGAGACACCGGAGCGATTCGAGAGCGAAGCGGCTACGCGACAGGAGGGGCCGGAGGGCGCACTGCGATCCATTGCCGAACAGTTGGACACTCTTTCTCGACTAACCTCTGGCCACCTCGTTGACATCAACAGAACGAAGAAGTCAATGAGTGCGTCAATTTCCGAAGAACCCCGCATCGAATACCTACACGGGTTTGACGCGATCAACTCAGCCATCGGCGACGCACTCAACAGCGCACAGCAGGAAATACTGACCGCGCAACCCGATGGCCCCCGCCCGGGCCAGGTTCTGGAAAACGCCCTGGAGTCTGTACGCCATCACATCGAGACCGGGGTCACGATGCGTACGCTCTATCAGCACACTACGCGTTTCGATGAGGCGACGAAGAACTACGTGCGGACGGTCACCGAATACGGAGTAAGAGTACGGACCCTGGCAGAATTCTTCGACCGTCTCATCATCATCGACGACTCAGTGGCATTTATTTCCGCCAACGAGAGTCGAACCATGGGACTGGCAATCAGGGAACCAGCGATCGTACGCTTCCTCAAGGACACCTTCGAACGCTCCTGGGACCGCGCGAAGTCCTTCCCGTTCGTCCCCCTGCACGCCGCGAGGGCGGCCGAGGACGTCGTCCCGTCGCTGCGCGAGTCGATCAGCAGACTCCTCATCGGCGGCTACTCGGACAAGCGGATCGCGCGCCGCCTCGGCATCAGCGAACGCTCGTTGCAGGGGCATATCGCGGTGATGAAGCAGCAGTCGGGGGCGAACACGCGGCTGCAGCTCGGCTATCTGCTGGGCAGGGACGAGACCACGCTCGTGCTGTGA
- a CDS encoding DMT family transporter has protein sequence MNPLSKRSEMDRGALLAASVTVVLWASAFVSIRASADYFGPGALALGRLATGSLALVCVLVVKRGGIPPRKAWPGIICSGVLWFGCYMVALNWGEQKVDAGTAAMVVNIGPMVIALLGGWLLKEGFPPLLLAGMGVSFVGAVVVGFSTSGGGSSSVLGVGLCLLAAFAYGAGVVSQKPALRHATPMQVTTFGCLIGTVACLPFTGQLVSDLSAAPLSAVLNVVYLGLFPTALAFSTWAYALSRTTAGRLGATTYAVPAVVILISWIALEEVPGWVTLLGGAVCLGGVAVSRLRPGRASQAPPSAPPARDGTPASSAEPTR, from the coding sequence ATGAACCCATTGAGCAAGCGTTCCGAAATGGACCGTGGCGCCCTGCTTGCCGCCTCGGTCACGGTCGTCTTATGGGCTTCGGCCTTTGTGTCCATTCGTGCGTCGGCGGACTATTTCGGACCCGGAGCCCTGGCCCTCGGGCGGCTTGCGACAGGCTCCCTCGCGTTGGTGTGCGTTCTGGTGGTCAAGCGCGGCGGTATACCGCCGCGCAAGGCATGGCCCGGGATCATATGCTCCGGAGTGCTCTGGTTCGGGTGCTACATGGTGGCGTTGAACTGGGGCGAGCAGAAGGTTGACGCCGGCACTGCCGCCATGGTCGTCAACATCGGACCCATGGTGATCGCGCTGTTGGGCGGCTGGTTGCTCAAGGAAGGGTTCCCGCCCCTGCTGCTTGCCGGCATGGGAGTGTCATTCGTGGGCGCGGTCGTGGTGGGCTTCTCCACGTCCGGCGGCGGTTCGTCATCGGTGTTGGGTGTGGGGCTGTGCCTGCTGGCGGCCTTCGCCTACGGGGCGGGCGTGGTGTCGCAGAAGCCCGCGCTGCGGCATGCCACACCGATGCAGGTGACGACGTTCGGCTGCCTCATCGGCACCGTCGCATGTTTGCCGTTCACTGGGCAACTCGTCTCGGATCTGTCCGCAGCACCGCTCTCAGCGGTCCTCAACGTCGTCTATCTGGGCTTGTTCCCAACTGCCCTGGCGTTCAGTACCTGGGCCTACGCGCTGTCGCGGACCACCGCAGGGCGGCTGGGCGCGACCACCTACGCTGTGCCGGCGGTCGTCATTCTCATTTCTTGGATCGCCTTGGAGGAAGTGCCCGGCTGGGTCACGCTCCTGGGTGGCGCCGTCTGCCTGGGCGGCGTGGCCGTCTCACGGCTGCGCCCCGGCCGCGCTTCTCAGGCGCCGCCGTCTGCCCCGCCGGCGCGGGACGGCACTCCGGCTTCCTCGGCGGAGCCGACGCGCTGA
- a CDS encoding alpha/beta hydrolase, which yields MHTRRTSRPNRSLRAGGALLAAAALLVAGCSSGHSSAAATTVDGGPALGPLPRTTPSALAPYYEQKLSWRGCDTPGFQCATMKAPLDYANPAEGDVRLAVSRRKATGPGERLGSLLVNPGGPGGSAVGYVQRYAGIGYPAEVRARYDIVAVDPRGVAGSEPVECLTGRQMDTYTQTDLTPDDTAEKGRLVAAYKRFAEGCGERSPKLLRHVSTVEAARDMDILRALLGDEKLTYVGASYGTFLGATYAGLFPERVGRLVLDGALDPSLPAGRLNQEQTAGFETAFQAFAKDCVGRKDCVLGRTTAQVAKNLSGLFARLDERPLSTGDADGRRLGESLATTGVIAAMYDEGAWPQLRRALTEAVKNDDGAGLLALSDSYFERAPDGTYSNLMYANAAVNCLDLPAAYDTPEAVERALPEFEKASPVFGRALAWASLNCAYWPVGPTGGPHRIEAKGAAPIVVVGTTRDPATPYRWSQALASQLSSARLLTYDGDGHTAYGRGSACIDSAINTYLLRGTPPTDGKRCSAS from the coding sequence ATGCACACCAGGCGTACTTCCCGGCCGAACCGGTCCCTGCGGGCCGGCGGCGCGTTGCTCGCGGCCGCCGCGCTGCTCGTCGCGGGCTGCTCCTCCGGTCACTCCAGTGCGGCGGCCACGACCGTCGACGGGGGGCCCGCCCTCGGCCCGCTGCCCCGTACGACTCCGTCGGCGCTGGCCCCGTACTACGAGCAGAAGCTGAGCTGGCGGGGCTGCGACACCCCCGGTTTCCAGTGCGCCACGATGAAGGCGCCCCTCGACTACGCGAACCCGGCTGAGGGCGACGTCAGGCTGGCCGTGTCGCGGCGGAAGGCGACCGGACCGGGGGAGCGGCTCGGTTCGCTGCTGGTCAATCCGGGTGGTCCCGGCGGCTCGGCGGTCGGCTATGTGCAGAGGTACGCGGGCATCGGCTACCCGGCCGAGGTGCGGGCGCGGTACGACATTGTCGCCGTCGATCCGAGGGGCGTGGCCGGCAGCGAGCCGGTCGAATGTCTCACCGGGCGCCAGATGGACACGTACACGCAGACCGATCTCACCCCGGACGACACGGCGGAGAAGGGCCGGCTGGTCGCCGCGTACAAGCGGTTCGCGGAGGGGTGCGGGGAGCGGTCGCCGAAGCTGCTGAGGCACGTCTCCACGGTCGAGGCCGCGCGGGACATGGACATCCTGCGGGCTCTGCTGGGCGACGAGAAGCTGACGTACGTCGGCGCCTCGTACGGCACGTTCCTCGGTGCGACGTACGCGGGGCTCTTCCCGGAGCGGGTCGGCCGGCTGGTGCTGGACGGCGCGTTGGACCCGTCGCTGCCGGCCGGTCGGCTCAATCAGGAGCAGACGGCGGGGTTCGAGACGGCGTTCCAGGCGTTCGCGAAGGACTGCGTGGGGCGCAAGGACTGTGTGCTGGGGCGTACGACCGCGCAGGTCGCCAAGAATCTGAGCGGTCTCTTCGCGCGGCTGGACGAGCGCCCGCTGTCGACCGGTGACGCCGACGGGCGCCGGCTCGGCGAGTCCCTGGCCACGACCGGAGTGATCGCCGCGATGTACGACGAGGGTGCCTGGCCCCAGCTGCGCAGGGCGCTCACCGAGGCGGTCAAGAACGACGACGGCGCCGGCCTGCTCGCACTCTCGGACAGCTACTTCGAACGCGCGCCCGACGGCACCTACTCCAACCTGATGTACGCCAACGCCGCCGTGAACTGCCTGGACCTCCCGGCCGCCTACGACACCCCCGAGGCGGTGGAACGGGCCCTCCCCGAGTTCGAGAAGGCATCCCCGGTGTTCGGCCGGGCTCTGGCGTGGGCCTCCCTGAACTGCGCGTACTGGCCGGTGGGGCCGACGGGCGGGCCGCACCGCATCGAGGCGAAGGGCGCCGCCCCCATCGTCGTCGTCGGCACCACGCGTGACCCCGCCACCCCGTACCGCTGGTCCCAGGCCCTCGCCTCCCAGCTCTCCTCCGCCCGCCTCCTCACCTACGACGGCGACGGCCACACCGCCTACGGCCGCGGCAGCGCGTGCATCGACTCCGCGATCAACACGTACCTGCTCCGCGGCACACCCCCGACCGACGGAAAGCGCTGCTCAGCGTCCTGA
- a CDS encoding DNA polymerase III subunit delta' gives MAVWDDLVGQERLSAQLDAAARDADGIVTAAEKGIAPPEASKMTHAWLFTGPPGSGRVTAARAFAAALQCVSPDRALGGSPGCGFCDGCHTALVGTHADVSTVAAVGTQILADDMRDTVRKSFTSPANGRWQVILVEDAERLNEKSANAVLKAVEEPAPRTVWLLCAPSLEDVLPTIRSRCRHVGLLTPSVDAVADMLVRREGIEPEVAATAARATQGHIERARRLATDPRARERRAAVLKLPLRVEDIGGCLKAAQELVDAASEESKQLAEEVDTKETEELKAALGAVQGGRMPRGTAGVMKDLEDKQKRRRTRAQRDSLDLALTELTGFYRDVLALQLGSRVPLANVEVRDSLERLARGGTPEATLRRIDAIAACREALDRNVAPLLAVEAMTMGLRAG, from the coding sequence ATGGCTGTGTGGGACGACCTGGTGGGGCAGGAGCGGCTGAGTGCGCAGCTGGACGCTGCCGCTCGGGACGCGGACGGGATCGTCACGGCGGCCGAGAAGGGGATCGCGCCTCCGGAGGCGTCGAAGATGACGCACGCGTGGCTCTTCACGGGGCCGCCGGGGTCGGGGCGGGTGACGGCGGCGCGGGCGTTCGCGGCGGCGTTGCAGTGTGTCAGTCCGGACCGGGCGCTCGGCGGGAGCCCGGGCTGCGGGTTCTGCGACGGATGTCATACGGCGCTGGTGGGGACGCACGCGGATGTGAGCACCGTGGCGGCGGTGGGCACGCAGATCCTGGCCGACGACATGCGGGACACGGTGCGGAAGTCGTTCACGTCGCCGGCGAACGGCCGCTGGCAGGTGATCCTCGTCGAGGACGCCGAGCGGCTGAACGAGAAGTCGGCGAACGCCGTGCTGAAGGCCGTGGAGGAGCCCGCCCCTCGGACGGTGTGGCTGCTGTGCGCGCCGTCGTTGGAGGATGTGCTGCCGACGATCCGATCGCGATGCCGGCACGTCGGGCTGCTCACCCCGTCGGTCGACGCGGTGGCGGACATGCTCGTACGGCGGGAGGGCATCGAGCCGGAGGTCGCGGCGACTGCCGCGCGCGCGACCCAGGGACACATCGAGCGGGCCCGGCGGCTGGCCACCGATCCGCGGGCGCGGGAGAGGCGGGCCGCGGTGCTGAAACTGCCGTTGCGGGTCGAGGACATCGGCGGGTGCCTGAAGGCGGCGCAGGAGCTGGTGGACGCCGCCTCGGAGGAGTCGAAGCAGCTGGCCGAGGAGGTCGACACCAAGGAGACCGAGGAGCTGAAGGCGGCGCTGGGCGCGGTGCAGGGCGGGCGGATGCCGCGCGGTACGGCGGGGGTGATGAAGGACCTGGAGGACAAGCAGAAGCGGCGGCGTACGCGGGCGCAGCGGGACAGCCTGGACCTCGCGCTGACCGAGCTCACCGGGTTCTACCGGGATGTGCTGGCTCTGCAGCTGGGCTCCCGGGTGCCGCTCGCCAATGTCGAGGTGCGGGACAGCCTGGAGCGGTTGGCGCGGGGAGGCACGCCCGAGGCGACGCTGCGGCGCATCGACGCGATCGCGGCGTGCAGAGAGGCGTTGGACCGCAATGTGGCGCCCCTGCTGGCCGTGGAGGCGATGACGATGGGCCTGCGTGCCGGGTGA